In Xyrauchen texanus isolate HMW12.3.18 chromosome 45, RBS_HiC_50CHRs, whole genome shotgun sequence, a single window of DNA contains:
- the LOC127637562 gene encoding protein BTG1-like, with product MHTLCARGTMKPEITAAVGFLSRFLRIKGHVNDRQLQTFSQSLQDILAEQYMHHWFPDRPNKGSGYRCIRINHKMDPLVGQAGQRIGLSIQQLYVLLPSELTLWVDPFEVSYRIGEDGSICVLYESNPNANVTTGNSNPPMVDSHISCKEELLVMGRTSPAKSYMMTVSS from the exons ATGCATACCCTTTGTGCTCGGGGAACGATGAAGCCAGAGATAACCGCCGCCGTCGGATTTCTGTCGAGATTTCTGCGGATTAAAGGACATGTGAACGACAGACAGCTCCAGACATTCAGCCAGTCCTTACAGGACATACTGGCAg AGCAATACATGCACCACTGGTTCCCAGACCGCCCCAACAAAGGTTCTGGGTACCGCTGCATACGTATTAACCACAAGATGGACCCTCTGGTGGGGCAAGCTGGCCAGCGCATTGGTCTGAGCATCCAGCAGCTCTATGTTCTGCTTCCTAGCGAGCTCACATTGTGGGTCGAcccattcgaagtgtcctaccgCATCGGCGAGGATGGATCCATTTGCGTGCTCTATGAATCCAATCCCAATGCCAACGTCACCACTGGAAACAGCAACCCACCCATGGTGGACAGTCACATAAGCTGTAAGGAGGAATTGTTGGTTATGGGTCGAACCAGCCCAGCTAAATCATACATGATGACTGTGTCCAGCTAA